The Oryza sativa Japonica Group chromosome 11, ASM3414082v1 DNA window cgacgtggtgccttcgtggcagccacgcgggccggcgggaggaggaagaagggagggggcgagatagacggcggacggcggtggcgttCACCGGAGCAAGGCGCGACCTCAACGGGAAAAGGAAGCACACCGGGGGGGGTGGAAGGGACGAGAGGAAGCGAGCcgacggctcggattcgccggagggaggccggcgacgacgaatcgcggcggcgcacACCGGGGGCGAGAAAAAGGGAAAACGGCGGAGGGGCGACGAGGAATCGATTCAAGACGACGAGAGCATCTCCGAGGAGCAAGGAATTCATTTCCGGTTCCGGATTGGACGGAGCGGTGCCGTGGTGGCCTTCGGGagcgggcggcaatggcggagaGGCCATGCCGGGTGGCGGCGGGGCTTGGGGCGGCGTCCGTGCGTGTTCGAGAGGCTAGCCGAGCTACCACACGAGCTATTGAGGGAGAGGGCGAGCgagaagggagaacggagggTGGCACTACCAAGCCGGgacgggcgcagtgacgagcgGCCGATggcgcgggagcgagctctccggcctcgggcccgggaaggggaaggagacgGCGCCCGGAGTCCCGCGCCTGCTCCTCGCGCGCACGCCGGCTTCACTAGCACGCGTgacggcggagggaggagaggacggCGGTAGCAAGGCGGCAAAGGCACGGCAGggcgaaaacgagagagatagagaggaggggCTCGGCTGCGGTTTTAtagatggcaatgtcggtttggggagGAAGAACCGACATTGGTGGTCAAGGAGGAGGAGTTGCGGTCGTCGGTACATGCGGCCAAGCGGTGGCAGGGTTGACGATGGCGCCGGTTGGGGAAGAGGCAAAAAGGGGAGGGAAAGGAGCTTTGCTCCCTTGCCAAtttggggagggagagggatgggAGCGGGAGCTCGGCCTCACCGGTTTGGACGGGCGCGGGTGGAGCGGCGCGGGTacgcgcgctggctcgcggggcagggcgcggcgcaggcggcgcagcgcggcaaGGCGCGGGGCCGGGCGGCACAGGCACGGGTAGTAGGcagctgacgacggcggcgaccgcgcgggcgcgcgcgcgaagcaACGGCACGCGGGTTCGAATTTGCGGGCGGGGAGCTTGCCGGGGAGGGAGACGTGGAGAGGGAAAGTGAGagaacgggagagagagagggagcgagcgctcggcttggctcacgcgcacgcgcgtgcggcgcacgagcagagcgagggaggggagagctgagggagagaaagagcgagccgggagagagagatgggccgaggagGGAATTCGGCCCACCGAATCTGAGGGAGGCGAACTAGACTTTTGCTGAAAGATTGATTTGGAGAAGATTTAGGGTTTGGAGTTGGAATTGAATAGGAATTGGAATAATTTGGATTCGGAGGagtatttggcgaggattcaaaggaaggatttgaatttcagaatttgatTTCGGGAATTGAATTGGAAGAGGAACTTTGATGAGGTGGTGAATTTTCATTTTGGTGAGAGGGGACAAGGAGATTTAAACTGAGATCCACGGCACGACTTAGACTCACACTGAAAGATCAAatttttcgcaattaggattttgccgaaatagtttttaacgtctcgcgaaaagcggagcgttacatcTTCACCAATGAAGCAAGCGAATTTCTGAAGAATATAGCTTTGGATCTTCAGCAAAGGAGACCGCTTCCGAGCAAGTCGGGTGGCCGGGCCTGGGCTGCACCGCTACCATCTTTACTACGGATAGCTGTTGACGTCCATAAAAATCAATCCATCACTGAAAAACGCTATTAGTCGTCTGGACTCGACGGTGGGTCTAGTTCCGCAACTAATTCTCTTGATACTTTAAGTTTCGAATTGTAGCTCATTGAGCATAAAATGTGtcgggaaaaaaaacataatgccGTATTGAACACGTATGGATGTATGCAGGTCAGTGTTTCATCGGTAGAGCTAGAGAAGAAGATAGGTTTTCGAATCAATGTGTCAATGGAGAAGAGTCAGCCTGAGTTGCTGACGTCGGTGTTAGAAGCATTCGAGGAGCTTGGCCTCGACGTCCTTGATGCTGACGTGTCGTGCGCAGACGACACCGCTTTTCGTCTTGAAGCGCTTGGATCCAGCCAAGTACGTGCCACTAATTATTTATCGATAGATCAAGTTATTTCGTTGATTAATTTGGCTGATTAAGCCGGCCCTTTCTTGTGACAACGGAAGAATATTTATACTTAAATTAAATCTTTGGTGAATTATTTATTAGTACTTACTTGTTGTATTTACAGAGTGAAGCTGCAGAGACAAGCGTGGATGAGCAAATGGTTCGTCATGCAGTGCTGCAAGCCATCAAGAAATGCATTGACGGATCATCAATTTGATCCAGAATGAATTTTATGTTTCGACTTAAATTCTCATCTGCCGTAGCGCAAACTTATTGTGATGATACTAAATATATCTATATTTTCAGTTAATTTTGTTGTAAAAATTAGCTATCTTTTGGTGCTGAATGAACAAGGGCGGCGTTTAATTTGTCGTTTAAATATTCGTGCAAAGAAACTAATATAAATTGCATATATTGATCACATTAATCTTCCAGAGATGCATGTACTATCATTTACACGTATACATCGCACGTCGTCTAACTAAATTCTAAATCaacgaaggaaaaaaaaagaatattaagGCGTCTTGGCGGGTAAGCTTTTATTGGCGAGAAGTGTGCGGGTGATCTGGACGCAGAGGGCGGCGTTCCTGACGGCGAACTCCTCGTACTCCGGCGAGaacaccacctcctccgcgtgCTCCACCACCGTCCCCATGGCGCGCTCCTTCAGCGCCGCGCTCGAGCTCAGCTCCGCCACCTCCAGCGTCCGCAGCACGTTGCCCGCCTCCAcccccgccgccagccgcgcctCGCAAGCTCGCCGGAGGAACGGCACGTCGTACTTGTCGCCGGCGACCAGCAGCGCGTGCAGGTGCCGCTCCTCCGCGCACGTCGCCAGGGAGCCCGTGTAGAGGAAGGCGAGGAGGTGGGAGAGCTCGTCGTGGGTCAGCTCCGGTAGCGACAGAGagtcgccggcgggggccttgcagtcgtcgtcgccggcgaggatgtGCCGGAACACCTCCGACCTGGTCGCCTGTATATAGCTGGGCCTAATTAGTTTCATTGGGCCGAATCAAACTAAAAGAAGGCCGGCCTATTAGGCTGAaattgagggagagagagactgacAAGGATGGCCTTGTGGGCTTGGATTGGAGGCCCAGTTCCAGGCCTGATGGCGATGTCGGTGTGGATGCCGTCCTTCCACGCCGCCGCGAAGCCTTCCTGGAGAAACGATGCCCTCTGCTTGGTCTCCTCCTCTCTGCATCGCATCTGCTTCACCTCCTCCCACGCATCTCTCAATCCCTACATTGCGTAACACGCACAAATGTTAGCACCATGATGCTGATTAGTGTAGTATGTCCCATGCAcccccaccaaaaaaaaaagcattaatCTGTGATTGTTCAGAATTAATTCTTTCTGAAGATTAGCATAACAACTTGTCCAAGGCATGCACCTTTATTTCCTCATTCCAGCTATTGCAATCAAGGAGAATCTTATGTATGTCATGCCGGTttggttttttaataaaaaaaagataacatcAGCTGTTGAAGCACACTAGTATATAAAATACAGCTTCTGAAAACGGGCTTTAAGCATCGATCAATCATGAACCTTTTGACAATGAGATTTCCACCAAACCTATCATTCTCATGCAGCTCTCGATTGAGACTTGCTCCTCACCATTAACCAACACAACGTTGACAGCAAACCTGACGCATGCGTCAATGAAACTGAATGATGTAACCAATGCAACAAGAGTTTATATTCATTACATGCGACATGGAATTCCTTTTTATCAATTCATTCTCTTCCGAAATTGCTCTGCTCCTAGAATCTAGAAACACGCAAGGAAAGATTTTTCATGGAAGCAGAGCACACGGCACAATTGAGAATTTGAGATGGTTGTAAACCGAACATACCAATCCTAAAGGACTAATAAAGGAGCAAAATGAGATATGAGAAGGTCTTACCTTGATTGTGCTATTGAGCTTTGTCAATCTGCTGGGCTTCACCGAGCCTTGATCAGCATCGgcgtgctcgtcgtcgtcgtcgttgaagAAGGCGATGATGGCCTTGGCACCTTCATAGCACGCAGCGCAGATGGCGTTCCTTGGAAGCCTGTACATGGACGCCATGGGACTGCACACGCAGCAATCCATTGTTTCTTctcgccttctccttctcctgctgctcctgctgctgccttctgccttcttttccttcttccttctccttgTGGCTAGGCAACGACGTGAACAGCAACGCTAGCATTGTGTTTTTGAGCTGTGGTGAGGCTATAAAAACGAATGCTTGGGACGACAGGGGGATAGAGAGGAGGATGGTGTGTTGGCTATTTCGTTTGCAGGGACTAATGTATTGTAATGAGTGGTGGTTGCTAACTAAGACAACCAGGGGAATTAAAATTCTCCTGCTCTCTCTTTCTTCAGTACACGTTTGTTCTCcacagagagaaaaaaaaagatatgcaaaATGTGCAACTCATGAATGTAGTAGGTACATTTAGCACTTTTTTGTTTCAGTACATTGACTAAAATGGCCTTACGTCCTTTTACAAAATGAAGTGCATATTAATGTACAGTGAACAGTCATTCATAACATTCAAGTTGGGTCCTAATCCTACAGGACTAAGAGAATGCCTTGTCAATAAAGTTAGAGAAAGCATGGGATTTCCTTTTAATGGAACGCAACGTACAATTGTCTATTTAGGCCAAGGCCAACTACCGTTTACCAAAAACAGTCTGTTCATAGAATGTAGAGATTAAATTTTACTTAAGAATTACTAGCGATGCAAATAAATATGGGAGCAGTAGTAGCAGAGTCATTGATCAATATAATGTCAAAGACTCAAAGTGCTGTCTCTTTATACTTAGTGGTTTCTTTTCAGTTCATGAATCTTCATCTTGCAACTTGTTTGAAAatgaaaagaacaaaacaatgtgatatgttttaaaaaattttaagataatggaagctttattatGACTCAGTCAAATAACACCAAGATGATACATTTCAACCGAGCCCACCCCGGCCTCTGCATAAAATACACACAGCTAATAAAAGGATAAAACTAAATCCCCATCACAAAACATAGGTATTAGTGACTATCAATCCGTAGACTAGATCGTCATCCATGCTCTTGGGTAAAAGCATCCCGTGCCACCTGGTGCAAACGTCGAGATACCACCACAATAGTATCCCGCAATCCCGGTTTGTGGAGGATAGCCCAGATACGTAGCTATAGAGTAACTATAGTAATAACCTatgttttgaaaatttttggCATGATATTTTGTTATGCATTTCCttgcgagaaaaaaaaactgtgatatgtttaattttgaaaaaaaataaggcaTGAAAAGTTGCTGTCCTATGCGTTTTCTCGCAAGAAAACTCTGTTTTAAAATGAATACTATGCATATTACCAAGGAAAGGAACACATGACCAATATAGTTGAGGGGACAATACTGTCTTTTCCTCTCAAGATATAAGTAGACCTCAGAAGAACATAATCTGAAATTAACTCAGACAAAATGATGAATTCATGATTATATAATGCGTGAAGGAATCATAGGGAGAAGGTTGATAAGGACTTTCCAACCTTATAAGAGACTTTAGGTAGGAAGTAGGAGTTGGCCGGAGGCATGGAGGGTGGCACGGCCTTGGCTAATGTGTTAACAAGCTAACCACTTCCCTCCCACTCCTCACCCAACGGCCTGTGTTTGATACTATAACAAAGCATGATATACCAGAAAACTAGATATGATGATTTAAACAATCCATTTTGCTGCTAAGAGCAGAAGCTGGAAGGATGTTCCTGGCTTCCTGCAATTACTGTCTCAGGATGAGCTAGCAAGCTATAAGCCTATAACAGTACAAGTAGTAACATAGTATATTAAGCTAGCTTTTCAAAATGTTTTTACTGTAGGCCTTCTTAATAATTTGATTGTAGCAGGAACAAAAATATGCATGAGGAATAGACAGTCCTGGGATTACAGAAGGTCTACACTAGTCACTAGTGGGAAATTAAGGCAGTCCTGCTCGCTCCTGCAATTTGTGttgataaaaaatgaaaagggtGAAGACAAATTTGGCGGGAGATCAACGTCGGGGAATGGATATATATGTTGGTTGGCACATAATAATCCATCATATATATCCTCTCCATGATTGGCCTAGTGTAGTTGTGGAGTCAATCAATGAAATGGATGGATGGAAGCATCTCATTCTCATTAGCAAGCTTATTAAGGATGCCTCCATTTATCCTCTCTTCAAGAGCATTCTTAAAATACGGAGAGCACATTAATT harbors:
- the LOC4349583 gene encoding BTB/POZ domain-containing protein At3g56230, which gives rise to MDCCVCSPMASMYRLPRNAICAACYEGAKAIIAFFNDDDDEHADADQGSVKPSRLTKLNSTIKGLRDAWEEVKQMRCREEETKQRASFLQEGFAAAWKDGIHTDIAIRPGTGPPIQAHKAILATRSEVFRHILAGDDDCKAPAGDSLSLPELTHDELSHLLAFLYTGSLATCAEERHLHALLVAGDKYDVPFLRRACEARLAAGVEAGNVLRTLEVAELSSSAALKERAMGTVVEHAEEVVFSPEYEEFAVRNAALCVQITRTLLANKSLPAKTP
- the LOC4349582 gene encoding transcription factor bHLH61 isoform X1, translating into MSGKDQKKATTALEEKLELLRDVTKSSAANETSILVDASKYIKELKDKVSQEPEQLGSTSSSMPMPRVSVSSVELEKKIGFRINVSMEKSQPELLTSVLEAFEELGLDVLDADVSCADDTAFRLEALGSSQSEAAETSVDEQMVRHAVLQAIKKCIDGSSI